Part of the Zingiber officinale cultivar Zhangliang chromosome 8A, Zo_v1.1, whole genome shotgun sequence genome, CACACTCTTCCCGTAACCTAATGGCTGAAAACTCCATGGAGCAAAAGAGCTAAAAGGTTTTCAAGTGCACAGCCAGTGTGGCATCTAAGATACAAAAGAAAGCAGGTGAAATTCCAACATGAAAAGAATTCCTACAGTTTAAATTTTAGGCTTTCCGTTATTTGAACAATCCATTCCAAATTTGCAACTTGTAAGCAAAGCACCCTGCAAATAATACTTATTAACTGTTCATAAAATTAATCTTATAAATACGAAGAGAGATAAATATAGATATATAATTGAAAATGTATGATCGAAATATTCTGAGTTTCAATCTCAATATCTTATATGGCAacattttatattttaatcatGATATTATCTCGAGAGAACTAGATTTTACTATTCGGGATCAATAGTTTGGTAAGACTCGACATTTTAAGTATGAAAAATAAGAAACTATAGCATATTTGATGGtgcaaattttaatataaatgtagtTTTCGAGAAGATATATAAGTTCTTGGACATCTACTAGCTCTgttttttttattgatattatACACTTTGCTCACTATAACAACTCCAACTTTCAATTTgacctattttttaaaaaataatctagaTATACAGATTTTACCGGTCTAATCCTAAAAGTTAATTTATCTACcgaataaatccaaaatataaattataataaattcaAAACACAAGTTATACATATTGAAAAAATAAACTTTCAAAATATTCactcatttaaaattaaaattctgatCTTTCTGTTGTTAGGAGTGTTTTACCACTACATTACACCAAGaagacaaaaatattaaaagcattttttaaataaaataaatagaatatATAATCTACCCATAAAATTGTCAAACTAACAATATTTAATAACTCCTTCAAGACTTTACTTTTTACTAAATTAAGGTAAAAAATAACTTCTTGCCCATGGAATAAAGTTTAGCTCATACAAACTAATGTGATAAAAACAAAATGTCCCTTTCATAATGATCAAAACAAAGATACTTGTGATTGTTTTGAGAACAAGCAACAGCCTTTTTACTTTTTACTCAGAATTTAGTAGAACTACATTTCTAAGCCACCAATAATTGAGGTATTCAAGTTACAGATCGCCATACTATACAACAGAAACTAACTTCACTGGACAAGTGTGCAACATACACAATCGAATCAGAGATCCTTGCTCAAATCATTGATACATCACGGTTTGAGCTCAAACGACAAAAAGCCTTGCTAAAATCGTAGTAAGAGTTGATTCGCTCTTTAGATATCCTGAATCGGTGCAGCGTTGCCTATAGGATTTGAATCTGGATATCTTGGTTGATCTCTCTCAGCTCACTTTGGAACTTCTtgtgccattgtcaataatgtgATATGTGAGGAACAATATAGAGACCAAAGTATTTCAAGTTATTGCTGCCAAGCCAATGGTGCCATCTTCCTCAGTGTTGTGTCCAGAGTTTGAAGCTGAACTCCTTGCTCTAGCTGAAAAATGTGAATAAAGCAAAAGGCACCGAAAGAATTAAGTCACTCGTCTACAAGGAAATGTCAGAACCACAATATTAGAAATAATATCGATTCAATTGAGCAATTGAAGATTATTTTGTACTTGGACTCTCTCGTGCAAGAGATATCAAATGATGAATCAAACAACAAATTCTAATATGAACACAGTAGTAAAGAGTTAAGAAAAATGGAAACCAAAGCTCGCTGTCCTAAAGCAAGGATTCGACCCTTTGGTGTCAGATGATTCTGATCTTTTACCCAAGGATAGAATTGATGTTACCTTTACCACTGACCCTTTCAATGTTGAACTTCCTAACGTAGACAGACATGAAAATATGGAAGAAAATAATAGGGAAGAACATGTAGAGAAATCTTCACTACTTTTGACTTCTGAAAGGCAGTCATTGGATTATGGTTGTATCTTTTGCAACAAtggtattcttttaataataagaaATCACAAAAGAAATACAATTGAAAATTGTCCCATCGACGACAAAAAAAACAGCATAGAAAGAGAtttggaaaagaagaaaaaaagttcACCTGTAACGTTTGTTATGATGTTTGTGGTCCTTAGGGCAGCAAGAGCTCTCAATTTATTTCCAGTAGCTGATAGAAGCAAGCCCTTAAGGAGTTGCTTTTGTTCTTTAGGGCTACTAGTTTTGATCAGAGCATCATCAAAAGCAAGCAAATCATTGCTTGTGATAGAAGGGAGGCTCAACATAACCTATGTATAAAGCAATTACACCTCATTACATTAGTCCTAATTATGGGAAGAAAAAAATTGAATCTAAAGTTTATGACTTAGCACAAATCTTAGTAATAAGATACCTGGCGTGGTGCAGGATCTCTATCTGCCAGATATACATATATTTCACGACACAATCCAAGGAGGTCCGAGCTAATCATGGCATTGGACTCAAGTGATAAAGCTTGAATTAAAGCAAGGAACAAATCCTTGGAGACAATCTCTCTAAGTTCCACACTGCTTGTTATAATAGCAAGAACAATAATCAACCCACAGAAAGGGATAACTTTATTCACAGAATCCCCATCGGTCCATGCCAATGCGTTTATGCCTATTCTCAATGAGTGAAGAGCGAGACCTTGGCGAGTCATGAGGAAGCTGCAGAGCATAAGTTGGAGCAAAGTAAATATACAGGGCACTGTAATGGAATTTGGAATTTTATGTGCGCCAGGGATCTTACGCGACCAAAGAATTTGAGGCAAAGGCATTCAAATCTTTAAGTGAATCAACACGATTACCAGGTCCAAGCTGCTCTAAAGAAGGAAGCCCAGTGTTCAGAGGTGGTGAAGCCAAAGTCGAGAGAAGTGAACACACTTCTCGAGTCAAGTCACGGAGCAACTTTTCCTCCATCACTTCCACCTTCAGCTCCAGACCAGAAAGATTGCCAAAGCAATCAGGAACCTTTACCCTACCTTCGCATAAAAGACTGGACCATGAACAAGCAAGGGTTTGCTGGCAGTGGATCAGTAAAGGGTGTAAGATATTTTCTAGCCAAAGCTCCCATAAGTTTGGAGGACAGAATTTCACCAAAGGAATGATGACTGAGTGGATAAGTAGTCGTAGATGTCTAAACTCCATTGATTGTACATTATCTGTTAGAGCTAATGCAACAGAATGACTCTCCAAGCATTTAAAGAATGTGTCGCCAACGGTTGTCGAAAGTCCTACTACATTGTAGCTACAATGAATCAAACAAATTGTTATTTTTTAGGTGTGACAAATAAAATATACAAGGGCTGCAAGACAATGAAACAACCATAGAGAGGCAAAGATGGAAATAATGCATGGTATAATATCTCATGAAAATCATTTCTTGGTTAACAAACTCTTTCATATATCATATGgcataaaagattaaagaaaatgTAACCGAAAACAAAAAGAAAGGATTGTGGACCCACAATTATGCCAGACTCCTATATCTTGCATGCAAAATCtattagggttgcaaggttgcaaacatagtctcacattgaaaacatatgggaaaggTCATGAGTTTATCAAAgaaggatatctccattggtatgaggcattttgggtagagcccaaaaacaAAACCATGAGCCCAAAGTGggtaatatcataccattatggagatatcttaattcttttagtCCTAACAGAATCCACCAGCAATATTGCTGAATAAGGGAATATTGAACAAAATGACTAGAATGACAATAGGGGTTTCCAATAACTGCACTAAGATACACTTCAAGCCAAGTTATTATTCCAATAGCTTAAAGCTAGTTTCTTGTTGATTCCTCACTTCAGGAATTGGCATTTCCAAGATTGATGATTCAGAATACATTGAATAagaatgataatttaaatttaaggaaATTTGTAATGGTATTTATGTACCAATTAACTTCAGCTTGTTAAAGTCCTCAAGTATCAGAAGTAATTGTAACTTATATGGCAAGTGCCTATAATAATTCACAAGTTATGCTCAACATAATATACTCCGCAATTCTGACTATTTCCTACTCTATTAGAAACAGGCATTAAGTTTGTTGAGAAATGAAATTTTAGTTAGTCAAGGAAATATATTTCCATGTGTAGCTTTTGGTATCAGTGCATGATGTTGCTGTGACTTGTAAGTAGGTTGATCACCTTGGTCTCTTTCTAAGTTGTTAATAAGATTCCAACAAGGAACATTTGTTTACCAATGCAGCTTATGGTTTGGCTTCGCATCCTTAACACATAAATAGTGCAAATCGCTTTGGCCATCCAAGCTGCTTCTTTTCATTTAATAAGACATAATTATTGTTGCTAGCTCAACCAAACAATAAGGATAAGGACACAAAAATCTTTCATGCTTCAAAGAAGTAAAGACAAGCACAGCATTATCATCCTTACCCACTGTCCCTGATTCCCTTTAGCCAATTTCTTAAGTCATTTTCacttaactcttcttctcttattGTGTCAGCCTGGCGTCCATCTCCTGAAGTAGACAGATCTTTTAGCAATTTAGTGCTTTCACCAAGAAGGCTAGCCTTCTCAGCATGACTCATAGCCTTTGCTGCTCTAATTTCTGCTGGCAAAGCTTCACTTATTGGTGGAGACCATAGAGAATGTATGCATCGTAACAACTGTGGAAGGACAAAAAAACAAGCACTCTAAGTGATTTTATAAGAACTTCATAAAGTACATGTAAGGCATCTATCTAATGCCGTTACAAGTGCTAGTCTTTGACAATGTGATAACAGTGTAAAAGATTTTGTTTTCCTCTATGACTCTAGGTTCACATGCATTAAGCTGTCAGTTATTTCAACACTAGCTACCAATCATATTCAACATAACATATACGTGGTGTACATTACTTGCAtagaaagtaggctaattgatGAAAGCCTAGACAAGTATAAACGAAGCTTTGTCAAGAGAAACAATATAAATTATGGTAATGTTTCAAGAGAGAAATATAAGAGAAAGAACGCGAGAATGAAAGTGAAACAGAGAAAAAAATAATGTACTTTTAAGCTCTGTTTATTTGTTAGaaatttctttattgctttctttCCCTAGTACACTGATCTCTTTCCCAAATGCTCAATTTtgtctctcttcttttttttcttcctctcctttctttcccTTGAAGGAAACAGAAAAAAGGTTTTGACCTAAACAGAATTAAACATAGATAAATTTGGTTTcaacaatataaaaaaaaaagttaaagaaTCGTTAAGTTAGATGAACCAGTACAAGTatcatatttttgatattttggatttgtcaacaagaaaaagaaattgatGGAGCTacaataaagaaaattaaaactgAAGGGACAAAATAGAGAGGAGCTTTAAAGTGTGTGCTACCATAggctaaaagaaaatttctataagatTGCAGTATGACCAATCATTAAAGTCGACAAAGAAGCTTTGACAACTTTACTCACCCTCAAGAGAGGAGGCAGCATCCATGACAAATGAGAAGACATAGCATATGGATGAGTAGATGCATCAGTGGCTTCTGAACTTCCCTGTAGATTCATGGCAGGCTTCTTAACTCCACTTCTTTTGAGTGCCTTCTCAAAAAAGGTCACGTTATGGTAAATTGACCACATAAATTGAGGATCAGAGAACAATCGGGTTAGACCAGCTGGATCAGATAAAAATGCATTTTGCCACTCTGACTGGGTCCATTGCTTGCTCAAAGGTTCAAGCAACCAGGCTAATACTTcctgatgttgttgaatcctgAAAGCAAGATAACATATATAATATTCATTATTCCTCTCCATAAAGAAAGAGGTAAGAAACAGAATGACTATGGATTGCCAAGGTGGATGATGAAGCAATGACCATCAGAGGAGAAACTTACCCAGAAGAAGCTGCCATAACAAGAAATGCTTCGCCTAAAATATTATGCTCACCCCGCAGCAACCGACCTTCTCCTTGAAGATAGGCCATGGTGTCAGCAATGCCCTACAACATTAGAAGTATAGTTTGGCTAAAAATCCAATTAGTTGGCTGCTAACCAGATCCACTACAACTTTTTTCCAACATTTGCACAAGTAATTCACAACAATCACACAAGTAACACCTACATAAAAATATTCAAGTGAACATTTTTACAAGTTGAGATTTCCAAAAATGGTAACTAATAAGCAAAAAATCATAAATACCACTAGAAATAATATTATGGTTAATGCTTAGATCAAAGAAAAAGCCCTTCTGCAGTTCTGCTACATCTGCATAGCTTGACCCTTTACAAATCATTCTATGGATGAAAAGCCTACTACCAGGATGCCCTTCTGAAAACAAATTATGCATTATGAAGATCCTAGTATCCAAAAACACATGGCAAAACCCAAATTTACACTCACAAGTATTCCACAGCACTAACAAATAGCAGGTATTGGAACAAAAAGGCATGTCAGAGCAACCTTGTGACTATTATCAAACTAGTTCACTTAATAAAACACTTGCTGTTTCTCTCTCATGACTAATATATTATTGGGAGCATCTGCGAGAATCTGACAACTTCCATACCGCTGCTCTCCCTTTTGAATGAGGCCAGATGATTCTCAGATAACAGAAGAAAAGATAATTGACCAGATGTGTAAAGAAATACCTTGTTGGTGCAAAAATACATGTTTtatgttgataaaaaaaatatctttaggCAAATTGGACCAAAGTTCGTATAAAATtattaggggtgtcaattcgggtgggtcgagtcgggttgggtcgggttgagtttttttttttttttaacccaacccgaacccgacctcaacccaaaacacctaaacccgaacccgaacccgatcaacccgatcccgacccatataacccgaaaatccgattcaaatgacttttttgggctattttcctataattcttcacttttatctcaatactccatcattatcatacaaatatatataaaaacatctaatttttaaaataaaatttgatttaaccccaaaaaaacccacaaaaccttatatttaagtcaacccgggtcaacccgacccaacccgaaaatttttactctcaaccctccaacccgaacccgaaaatgcccaacccgaacctgatttttggTCGACTCGGGTTAGGTCgtggtcgggttcatttttgacaccctaaAATTATCTACTTTTGAATCTAGCCAAACAATAGCAACCTTTTTGAATCATTCACAATTTTTAAGATGTTGTCCTGATCAGTGATGATTGCTTGAGTATATACGTATGATGCACATATTTGGTTAGAAGTCTTCTATTTGACAACAAAACTCCTCAAATGCCTTATGAATGATGTGCAATCTTATATCACAGCCATAAACAGTTGACTCTATGTAGCCAACACACTGTGATGGAGAATTTCATGCCATATTGCAAAGTGAATCTGTGAAACATCTGGATTGATAATGAGCTCTAATCAGTTTATGCAATGGTCTATCTCCTATTTCTTCATTGCCATATGCATTTGCTATGTTCCCTATTTATGTAACTTTCGCAAAGGAAAGGACTGCGgtcaaaatcaacaatacaaataagagaataagatttttttttacaaaaaaaaagtgAGCAACTACAAAAGAGGCAACCCCCCTTACATATGCCAATCTATAAATCTAGCATAAAGTCCCCCAATATCTGTTTTGTGAAGCCAACTAGAATATTTCCTCGAGACTTGTGTTGGAATGTCTTACAAAAATATTCTAAGCAAAACTTAGCATATTTGCTTTACAAGTttatttgtaaatttttataggTTGTCATAGTTGCAAATTTTCTACCACACGACAAAACTACCAGACTGGTTGTATGAGCCATGGGTTAAAGTGAACACCATTGATGCTGCAAAGTAAGGATGTATCAACTATGCAAAGAAAATATTGCAAATTTCATTAATATCATTGACTCAATAGTCTAAAATGGTTTATTACATAGAGTAGAAACCGTTGAACTAAAGGCATGTATGGCCGATACAAGTAGGGATTTAACATTGACATTGTCATGGCTGGGATGAACAGAAATAGCATGACATTAGTAGCTATTCAAACACACCATAGGTAGTATAACTTTCATCAATACCTAAGTTGTCACAATTCCTTCCGAATTCAAATTGGTTCTTGGTACTACAGACCATCTAGTCAAATCCCATAGGACATGAACAATCTCATGACAGAAATATTCATTCTTTTTTGCTTGTATCCAATATTCTGTTGGCTATGTGTGAATCTGATTAGACCTTGAAATGTTCATTATTAGTTTAAGTTTCTCAATTGTTTATTAAGTTGTTCACCTTTTAGTATAATCAACATTATCTAGAAATTAATACTAAACATTTGAAAATTAGGAGGATCCAAACAAGCTCAAATCTGAAAGAACTAAGATTGATGGGGAGAATTGACTCATACAATGAGAGTTTAAGAGTCAATCATTGGGATTCAGAATTGAGGCTCCATTGCTAGAGGGCTTTGCCATGGAGAAGTGGTTAATTAAAAGAATTACAGGGAAAACGTTATAAAAAAGGCTACATTAGGTACTAGGGTCCCCTTAAAGAATAAGCATTGGTGCAATACTTGTAGGCATGGTGAATACTATGATTTACCCATCAATCAGTCCATCAAATACAGATGGATCCAACTTTTATAGCCCCACTTCTAGGCTTCCATTGGTATGCATAGAACTGTTAAATGGTACCAAAAGTTAAGGATTACCagaaggaattaagaaattaattgatTAACTAATATCTTTAACAGGTTGCATTTGTTGGCCAGTAAGGTTACACGCACTATTCTAACCAGTTTCCAGCATTGTATTTTAGTGGTTAACATCACAACCCATACAAGATACAATTGTGAATAATTTAATAACTAAAATCAAGATTGTATAAATTCACAAAGGTTTGTGCCTTTGAATTCATGAGCAAGTTGAAATTACCTTCATATGAGGAAGAAGACTTCTCCCAGCAGCTTTGGCGATGCGGATAAATGATGTACAAATTTGCAGTCTAGCATGTCGAGTATTATTTAAAGAAGGATCCTGCACAATAGTGTAAAGTATCCATAACTCAGAGAAGATAATATAACTGAAGTTAAGATGTTTCATTCAGGAAATAGGCCTTTTGACAAACCTTGATTGCAATAGGAAGTGATGTTAACAGCTCAAAAAGCCTATTAACAACACTAGCAATTGTGTCGGAATAATATTTGAAATAAGGTCCCAACGAATCCAAGTATCTACAGAGAATTACTGCAAGTGCTGGTTCAGTCCATCTTAAGGAAAGGAAATGTTGAAGAAGACCTGAGTATGGCGGCAGCAGGGAATTTAATTATGCAATAAAGTAACTGAAACATACAAGCCTTCATCAATGACATGGAGCACAAAGGCCAACCTTCAAAAGTACTGTGTAATTGCAACTTGGACTCAGCAACAATATTCACAAATTCAACTGGGCCATCAAAAATTGCACCGGCAACTGTTTCAAGTCCCATTTGAGCACTCTCTAGCATTGCTAATTCCTAAGGTTCAAGCacacacaacaacaacaacaacaacaaaactcTGCTTAAATTAGATCAGGAATAAATTTTGTTTCCAGTAAATGACCTAGGCTTCTACTAATTCAAGTGTCAAACCTGAGCTGACACAGAAGCATGAGcacaatttttaaaaatcatagtAATTCTCTCTGAAACTCTTGTTGCAGCAAGCAATGGCTTTTGAACAGCAATAAGTTTAATAAGCTCCAGctgtatcaaataatacagtacaAGATTGTGAAACTACATCCAATAGTAATCTAACAAAGTATGAGATCTCCAAATTATTATCAGCAGATAATGCCTTCCTCAGTTATCCAGTTATGGAACCCGTGAAATCAACTAGATTTGGGTATAAAACATTACAAAGTTGTAAATTCACACATTGATCAAGGGTTCAAAACTGACTAGTGCCTACTAGCTAATACACTTGTACACTCAATAAATTTTTATGATAATCAATCAAACATTATATCATAACCGACTATAAGTCAAAACATGTTGCTGGAGACAATATCCCAGCAACAAATATGAAAcgggcaaaaaaaaaaacagtcaCCCATAGGACAACCAGAGAACTTGCAATAACTTCtgcaattaattttttaaaacttcctagaggaaaactatatttaaaacttaaatctgaTATATAGCACACATTACTGATAATCTTTTCTTTGGAAGTGTAGTTTCACCTATTGAACAGTTCAATAAGTTAAtggttgtaaaaaaaatttatccaaagaagGCATGAGAAGACACAGCACCTGAAGTTCCATATGTGATGTGCAATAATATGTAACATAAAAATGAAATTTTCCCATAGAGAAGGATAAAGAGTCGACCAAAA contains:
- the LOC122009374 gene encoding protein HASTY 1-like gives rise to the protein MDDCSSTAATVAQAIAAALDWNSPPDSRKAAVAYLESVKSGNVRTLASTSLLLVRSDWTSEIRLHGFKMLQHLVRYRWDEFNITERREFANLTISIISEVVNHQEEWALKSQTAALVAEVVRREGVALWHELLPTLVSLSAKGPIEAELVAMVLRWLPEDITVHNEDLEGDRRRVLLRGLTESLAEILPLLYTLLEKHFGAALREFMAQQLDAAKQHATAVIASLNAVNAYTEWAPVPDLAKYGLIHGCGCILPYNEFRLHACEFFKFLSQRKRPTDNTAVEFDSAMMSVFQILMNISRDFFNKSKSNFSAIDETEIEFMESICECMVTLASSNVQCITGDGAMTSQFLQQMLEYYQHVKFALHYQSLLFWLVIMREPVSKGKSSGHSLGENFVGNLGIASKPSEKEKIIMSVLVNDDICAAILDISFLRMLKKNPSAGNLSTQNDFELWDDEFDSKTDFSQYRSRLLELIKLIAVQKPLLAATRVSERITMIFKNCAHASVSAQELAMLESAQMGLETVAGAIFDGPVEFVNIVAESKLQLHSTFEGLLQHFLSLRWTEPALAVILCRYLDSLGPYFKYYSDTIASVVNRLFELLTSLPIAIKDPSLNNTRHARLQICTSFIRIAKAAGRSLLPHMKGIADTMAYLQGEGRLLRGEHNILGEAFLVMAASSGIQQHQEVLAWLLEPLSKQWTQSEWQNAFLSDPAGLTRLFSDPQFMWSIYHNVTFFEKALKRSGVKKPAMNLQGSSEATDASTHPYAMSSHLSWMLPPLLRLLRCIHSLWSPPISEALPAEIRAAKAMSHAEKASLLGESTKLLKDLSTSGDGRQADTIREEELSENDLRNWLKGIRDSGYNVVGLSTTVGDTFFKCLESHSVALALTDNVQSMEFRHLRLLIHSVIIPLVKFCPPNLWELWLENILHPLLIHCQQTLACSWSSLLCEGRVKVPDCFGNLSGLELKVEVMEEKLLRDLTREVCSLLSTLASPPLNTGLPSLEQLGPGNRVDSLKDLNAFASNSLVAFLMTRQGLALHSLRIGINALAWTDGDSVNKVIPFCGLIIVLAIITSSVELREIVSKDLFLALIQALSLESNAMISSDLLGLCREIYVYLADRDPAPRQVMLSLPSITSNDLLAFDDALIKTSSPKEQKQLLKGLLLSATGNKLRALAALRTTNIITNVTARARSSASNSGHNTEEDGTIGLAAIT